The sequence CTTCCGAGACCTGCTGCCGAAGAATGTTGTCGGTATCGGCCCGGAACTGCAGGGTCGGAATCGGAATCGAATTGACGCGCGACTGCTGCGCAGCCATCAGCAGGGCGGCTTTGGCCTTATTCTGCCTGAGTTCGAGGTCAACCAGCCGAATCGGACGATAGTCCGGCGAGTAGCTTCGCATGATGGCCGGATCGAAACTCGTGGCGTCCTGCACGTCAGCCGAGACCAGATACAGCCCGCCCGTTTCGGCACAAAGTCGAGTCAATGCATAGGGACCGAAGCTGGCCGACATCTGGTCGTACTGCCGCTGATTGCCGCCCCAGAATGGCAGGTTGAGCCGCTCCGGATAGATCGTTTCCGGACCCTGGTCGGTCGGGATATCCATCGTAAAAGTCTGGCCATTCTCTTCCCACGTGGTGGTTACGTAAGCCTGGTCGCGGCCAAAGACGGCGGCATTGCCGACACAGTAGACGGGCATGCCGAGTCGCTTGTTGAAGTTGATCGTCTTTTCGAGCAACTCGACGTCGTCTCCCTTTTCATCAGTGACGATGATCAGCATGACGTTGCGACGCAGCTTAGTCTTATAACTCTGCCAGCGATTGGACACCTTGCTTACGGCATCAAACACGAACTCTTTGCCGCTCGTATCCGACTCGATCTCGCGGATCGCCTTGATGAGCTCGGAGACATCGGTCACCGGCTTCTCAGTGATGAACTTGGTTGTTTCCCCATAGCTGACGACAGCCGTTTCGAGAGGGATCTTGTCCTTCTTGGCGGCATCGAGCATGCCGAGCTGCTTGTAAACGATTTCAAATCGCTTGGCGATCGCTTCACGGCGTTCTTCAAGAGAACCGGAGGCATCGAACAGCCAGATCGCGAGCGTCGGCTTGTCGTTGAGAGAGGTGGCGATCTCGAGCGTCAGCCGGTCCATCGCTCCTTCAACGCCACCGGTGTGCTCCGTTTGACCGGCGACTTCGACTGCTTCAACCAGTTCGGCGTCACTGGGACGGCTGACCAGGTCGGTGTTTGGCATTTCGACTTCGAGCAGCTCTTCTTCCAGCTTTTCCTGAACGGGATCCTGTTCAGCCTGCTGAGGATCCTGCGTGGCTGCCAGTGAAGCAGAGAGCGTATCGAAATTGGCTTCAGTGCCGAGCTGATCGGCCACAGTCACGTCGAAGATGTATTTTTCGTCGAGTGGCTCGTCAATTGCACTGCTCAGCAGCAGATTCCGATCTGGATTCTGTGCGACGTATGTGATGCTCGCCATGAGCATCATGATGACGACGTGAACAGCCAGACTGATCGCCCAGGCGGGCGCATCCTTGGCCCGGTCGATAAACGATTGGGGAGATTTATTCAACATGAATGCAAACTCCACGCAGTTCCTGATAGTGGAAATAAACCGGGAGAATCCTCTCTCCACGCCTGCGGCTGCTCGGAGCCGCCTGTTCACGATACCCGGAAAAATGGGGGATCTCAAGCAGATCTCGCCCAATTCCCTGTCCCGCGACGACTTGCAGAGCGATCGAAAAGGTCTGATTCACCCGCGAGTTGCGGAATCGGACCATTGTATTCACCTCCTCACCAGCACGACCCTTCGCAGAAATCCGGCCCCTGCGGCCTGTTTTTCGAGGAATAGTGCGGTCAGAGCCCCTCAGCTGACCCGATATCAACTAAAATCGACCTCCAGTGGAGAGATTTTGTGATCCAAGTCAGCACGATCACCCACAGCGGTGCGCCAGTGTCCAAGTTTATCTTCCAATTGAATCGGCAGAACGGAATTGTTCTGCACGGTCGAAGGTGGGAGCCGGAATCGACGCCGGTCCTGCCGAGATATCTGGTCATCACGCATGGCGCCTGCGAACACGGCGGCCGTTATGTTCAGCTGAGAGAACAAGCCGCGGCTGCCGGCTGGACGACCATCGCGGTCGATCTCCGAGGCCACGGCAACTCAACGGGCAACTATGTGCACGTCGATCGCTTTGACGAATACACGGACGATCTCCGAGCGGTTTGCGAAGATCAACAGCTGCCGCCCGATCGGACCGTCCTTCTCGGTGCCAGCATGGGAGGATTGATTACTCTCCGCACCGTCCAGTCGTTCTGGCGGGAGAAGGGAATCAATCTCTGTTCGGGAATGATCCTCACCTCACCGCTGCTGGCGATCAAGCATCCGATTGAGAACTGGAAAAAGGCGGTGTCCGGGACGCTGTCGAAGTATTTGCCGCGAACCCGCTTTCGCAGCACGATCGATAACAGCCTGCTGTGTCACGATCCGGCGATCCTGCGGCGCAAAGTCGAGGATCCGCTGATCCGCAGTACGGTGACCGCCCGCTGGTACTGCGAAGTCGATCGCGCTCTGAAACATGCCTTCGCGGAAGCCGATTCGGTTCGGGTTCCGACGCTGGTTCTGCAGGGCGGAGCCGATCATGTGGTCGATCCGCTCGCGACGCGTGCCTGGGTCGAGCAGGTTCAGGCACGCGGCACGATCGAAGGACCCGTTTCCGGGAATCGCCTGCCGTTAATCCAGTTCCATTCGCTTCCCGGCTGGTACCATGAAGTGCTGAATGAACCGGGGGCAGACACCGTTCGGACGGCCATTCTCCAGTTCGCCGAGCAGGCCGTCGGCGTACAGAATCGACTGCACTCACCATCACTGTCGCCGATCAATCTGGCCGGCTGCTGAATGGGTCTGGGGAAACGCAAGAAGCCCGCGTCTCCGAGGAAACGCGGGCTTCTTTTTCTATCGAAAGTTCGGTTTGATCAAATACCGGGAATTTCGAGCTTCTCTTCGACAGCGATCTTCTTCAGCTTCGAGAGGGCTCGGGATTCGATCTGACGAATCCGTTCCTTGGTGACGCCGAACCGGTTACCGACCTGTTCCAGGGTTTCCGACTCCGTCCCCGGGTTCAAACCGAAGCGGTGCAGAATAATGTCCCGTTCTCGACGATCGAGTTGATCGAGGATGCTCATAATGGCAGAGTGCTGATGCTTCTGCGTGAGTTCCTGCTGGAACGGGTTATCCCGCGCGTCTGTCGACTGTGAGAACAGTTCGTCGTGTCCGGTTCGATAGCGATCGAGCTGTTTCATCTCGGTCGGAATCGAGCGGGCGTAGTTCTTCATGATCGCCCAGGTGGCGTATGTCGAGAACTTGTTCCCCTGCGAGTAGTCAAACTTCTCGATGGCACGGATCAACGACATGTTGCCGTCCGAGACCATTTCAAAGAAGTTCGTATTCGGCTTGAAGTGCCGTTTGGCGATCGACACGACCAGCCGCAGGTTACTGCGGATCAGGAAGTTCTTGACCGAAACCGATTCCCGGATCAGCTCTTCCGCTTCCTTCATCAGGCGAGCGGCAGGCTTGGCCGGATCGATCTTGTCACGCACCTTACCGGCTTTGAACTTCAGATAGTTCATCTTCCGGAAGTAGTAGGCTTCTTCTTCACGCGTCAACAGCGGCAGTTCGTACAGACTGGCCAGGTAAGCTGGCAGTCCCGGCGGCACCTTCTGACGCGATTCCGATTTCTCGACTTCCGGCGGAGGTCCCAGAATCGCTTTGTCAGCGCTTCTCACATGGAACTCTTCGCTATCGATGAAGTCCAGCGAAACGTCGAAGATCCGAGCAGCTCGCACCTCGTTAATAATACGGTGCACGCTGGAACGAGTTCGGCAGTATTGACGAGCCAGTTCTTCGATCGGGGTTCCCCGCTGATGCTTGTACCAGATCTCCCGCTTGGTCTCGTCGGTCATCGGACCACGAGCGTGCGGGAAAATGGCCGAGTTCGGATAGTCCCGGTCATGGTTCTTCAAGGTGTACCGGATCGTCTCGACCGAGCGCCCCATCTTGCGAGCCAGCCGATTGCTGATCTCCGACAGACAGGCCCCATGATCGGCGAGCTTGCGGGCCCGACGAATGATTTCGAGACGTTCCTGAGCGGTCAGCTGCGAGAAGCGTGAACTCCGTCGAATTTCGACTGCGTTTTGCTTCACGAAGCGATCAACGTTGGACTTCAGAAAGACCACCCGCTTCCGCGAGCCGACTTTGACCTTTCGGCCGACGAGTCCACGCTGACGCCAGCGATCAACGGTTTTCGTCGAAACGTGAAACCGCTCGCTCAGATCGTCCACGGTGAGAGTCGGTTCCGGCAGTTCTTCAACCGCCTGATCGACGCTCTCGGAGAGATCTTCCACGAACCGGCAGAGGTCATGCACGGCGTCTTTCCCGTCGATCCGGAGATCGGGGTACTGACTGGACGCATGATCCGTAATCTGCTCGTGCAGTTCGGGATATTCGTATTGTTGTTCAGGGTCCAATTGCGCCAACAGCTTTTCGGTCCGCTGGATCTGCTCCAGCCGAACCTTCTTCGGCGCATATCGAACCTGCTGATCTTTGAGCTGCCTGATGGCAGGATTTGCATAATTGGCCATTGCTATTCCCCATGAGAGATACCGTCTTCGTGACAGTTGCTCTTGAGAGAACTCCGGACGTCTTGCCCGGCTTCAACTGAAATTCCACTTTTCATCCACTTGCCCTTAATACGCAATTAAGACGACACCTGGTTGAAAAAAGTTCGCATACGAACCATTTTTTAGAGAATTATCTTCGAGTCAGTCAATCCGGCGGCCCTACCGGGATGTGTAAGTCCTTTTGTTTCAACAGCTTATCGAGTGAATCCAGTTTGTCGGGCTGGGACTCATTGAAACCTGCCTGCAGGTTCTGAACATCCGAGTCAATCCCCAACGGCAATTCTGCCACACGGTTCAGTCAAGTGACGGCCATGCGGTAAAAAACACGTTCAAGAGGAAATTGGGCTTTGCAAAAATTGCCAAACCTGATATTTCTGCCTCCTCTCAGCCAATCGCTTCGGTGTTCTGCCAGGAAGACAGGGACGCCGGAAATTATCGTAAGTTTTTGCTATCACTCGGGAAGGGAATCCCATGCAGGGTGCAGCCTGGAAGCTGACAGCACTGGCCACCAGTTTGACCATTGGTTTCTTTGGCCTGATGCAAGTTCAGCAACATTTGGACCAGACAGCGTCCAATTCGACCCCATCCAGCGAGGTCGATTCATCTTCGGATCCGACGGTCGAAGAGTCGGGACTCCTTACGGCAGAAGACTTTGCGGTCGCAGAGCTCGGCGAGCCGAGCCCTGATCCGTTTGGTTCTGCTCCTCCGTCAGAAATGTCCGGAACCACGGAGGCGGCTCCCTTTCGACGCACAGACGCCCCCCTTCAGGCCCAGTCGGAACCAACCCCGCAGAACAACACTACGCCCCCGGCAACGGATCCATTTGCTGGATTTTCAGCAAATCCGTCACAATCGACCGACCAGGATCCCTTTTCCGCGTTTCGCGCTCCCGCCGATCAGGTGCGAGAGGAAGTCACTCAGGCTGGAAGGAATCTGAACAATACCGTTCAGCAGACCATGCAGCAGGTCGATGAACGCGTCGCGGAGGCCGAGACCAAAGCCGATGCCTGGCAGAGCCAGATCGTTCAAACCGCCAATGAGGTTCGCGGCGAGCTGGAACAGAGCGAGCCGGGGCAGTTGATCAATGCTGTCGCCACGGCTGTTGAGGAAACCTCAAAGTCAACTCCTGAGATGCGGGTCACTCTCGCAGGACCCGGCGGCGGTAGCTCAGCCGCCCAGGAACTGATTCAGCTGGCCGGACGGACCAATGCCAAACCGGTAGCCCAGTTTAACTCCTCGAAAAACAGCAGGAATGGCGACACACCGCCCCCGTTCCTGCCGTTCGACGCGGAAAACGCCAAGCCAATCGATTCGCAGAACGAGCCGGTTGCAGACTCCGAACCGGTCACTGTTCCGGTCGCCGCCAGCGATGCTCCCGCGCCGCTGCCGCCTGCGGGTGAACAGAAAGATCCGTTCGCCGTGAACGAGCCTGCTCCTGCAAAATCGGCTTCACCGTTCGCATTTCCGCAAGCCGAGCAGATGCCGAAGATTACTCCGGGCGCTCAGTTCCCGGGTGCCGATTCGACTCAGGAATCCGCTCCCTCGATTTCGCCGGGTGATTCGATGCCGGAAATCACTCCCGCCCGCGTCGCTGATTCTGATGCTGCCGCGAACAAGTCGTTCCCGACAAAACCGGCTGCCAGCGCGCCGAAAGCTGATTCTGCTCCACCGGCGTCGTTCTTCCCCAGCGAGCCTGCGACCGAAACCAGTGCCGCCGGAGCCGATGATCCTTATCGCCTCGTGCCGCAGTTCAATCAGGAAATGCCGAGCACAAAGCCTGAAACCGACTCGTCTCCGTCTCCGTTTGCTTTGACGCCCCCGGACAGTCCTCAGACTCCGGCGGAACCAGAAGCCGATATGAAGCCGGAACCTGCGCCAGAACCGGAACCGAAAACCGAGCCTGTTCCGACGCCCGAACGTCCGTCCGGATTTCCGACGTTCGATCCCCAGGACGAACCGACCCCAGGCCCATCGCCGTTCGATGCCGCTCCGGAGATGAAACCCGCTCCGGCTCCGGAAATCCCGACTGAAAAAGCTCCTGAAACCAAGCCGGCGCCGAAGTTCGAACTGACTCCGCCCGAAGAGATGAATCCTGCTCCGGAACCGGCCACCCCCGCAGTGGAAATGCGGGCTGAGCCTCAGAAGCAGCCGTCTCCATTTGATGTTTCTCCCGCACCGAGCCCACAGCCAGGTGCCGGTTTCCCGACTGCGGACACCCCTGCGGAAAAGCCCGCTCCGGTTCCGATGAACAAGCCGGTTCCGGCTCCCGTCGAAATGAATAAGGCCCCGGCTCCGGCCAATATGGCCAGTGATACGGAGTTCCGGCAGTCCAAGCCCAACGATGAAGTTCTCATGGGCGGCGCCCGTCTCGACCAGAATGTTCCCGAACGAGTCCTGCAGCCCAAGGTGGAGTTGTTCAAGACCGCTCCAGATAATGCTGTCCTCGGTCAACCGCTGATCTACTCGATTGAAATTGAGAACACCGGCGAAGTCGGGGTGACCGACGTCGTTGTCGAGGACAAGTTCCCGGCTGGGACCAAGCTGACCGGAACAATTCCACGAGCCGAGCTCGTTGAAAAGACGCTCATCTGGCGATTTGAAGAACTCAAACCGTCCGAGCGGAAGAAGATCCTTGTCCGCGTTGTTCCAATCGAGCCCGGTAAGATCGGATCGGTTTCCACGGTCGCCTACAAGTCGTCGGTTTCCGCACAGACAATGGTGACAGCTCCGAAACTCGAAATCGACCTGACCGCGACGCCGGAAATTGCCCTCGATGAGACCGCTCAGGTTCACTTCGTGATCAAAAACACCGGACAGGGCGACGCTCACGACGTCATCCTCCGCAACTTGATTCCAGAAGGCCTGGAGCATCCGGCGGGTTCCGACCTCGAATATGAAGTCGGCATGCTCAAAGGGGGCGACGAGAAGGAAGTCACTCTGACCATGATCGGTCGCGGCGTCGGTGATTTTGAGAACGTCGCCACCGTGAAGTCTTCCAGTGGTGTCTCGGCTGAAGCCAGAGCCACGGTTCGGGTCATCGAATCGGTGATGAGCATCAGCCATCGCGGTCCGACGCGTCGCTTCGTTGGCCATGTTGCCGAGTACCAGACGACCGTTCGCAACAATTCGAGCCGCGTCCTGGAACAGGTCACCGTGGTGGCCCAGCTACCGGCCGGTTTCAAATTCCAGTCGTCCAGCGACAAAGGGATGTACAACGACCAGATGAAACTGGTCACCTGGGTTCTGCCCCAGCTGCAGCCTAATGAAGAGCAGGTGGTTTCCACGAAACTGCTCCCGGCCAATGTCGGCACTCACAGCATCCTGGCGACCGTCGAAGATGCCCGCGGGCATCGAGCCGAAGTCAGCACGGCTGTGAAAGTCGAAGGCTTCCCGTCTCTGGCGGTCCGCAGCCCGGACAATCGGGGGCCTGCTGCTCAGGGTGAGCGGGTTTCACTCCGTTTCAAGGTGACCAACCAGGGATCGGCTGAAGCCTCTCAGGTGATTGTTCGCTGTCACGTGCCGCCGCAGCTGGAGTACATCTCCGCCAACGGCCCGGTGACCGGCGTTCAGAAGGGCGACGTCATCGAATTTGAAGCGATGGAGAGCCTGAAGCCGAACGGCGAAGCGGAGTTTGATGTCGTCTTCAACGCCAGGGCGGCCGGCGACGGTCGTGTCGAGTTCGAGGTGATGGCCGACCAGATTTCGGCTCCCTTGAAACATCAGGAGCAGGTGATAGTCTACGGCGAATAAGACGGGGTTCACCCGGGTGGCACTGGTTAGTCCGTGCCACCCGGTCACAATCCCACTCGTACTGCAAAGCCAGTGCGACCCCGTTGCGATGCTCGTGCTCACGCCGATTGTTGACGAATCGCCTGCCGCGTCGAATCATAGACGGCAACGACTTCGTCCCGCTTTCGCCTCTTCCTGATTGAACGGCCCATGCCTGAACCTACGTCCGATCTGCTTGAAACCTTCGACAATCCGTACCCCGAGCGGGACTACGTGATCGAAACCGTCTGCCCGGAATTCACCTCGGTCTGCCCGAAAACCGGTCAGCCCGACTTCGGCACCCTGTATATCACCTACATTCCCGATCGACTCTGCTTCGAGCTGAAGTCGCTGAAGATGTACCTGCA is a genomic window of Rubinisphaera margarita containing:
- a CDS encoding vWA domain-containing protein, with translation MLNKSPQSFIDRAKDAPAWAISLAVHVVIMMLMASITYVAQNPDRNLLLSSAIDEPLDEKYIFDVTVADQLGTEANFDTLSASLAATQDPQQAEQDPVQEKLEEELLEVEMPNTDLVSRPSDAELVEAVEVAGQTEHTGGVEGAMDRLTLEIATSLNDKPTLAIWLFDASGSLEERREAIAKRFEIVYKQLGMLDAAKKDKIPLETAVVSYGETTKFITEKPVTDVSELIKAIREIESDTSGKEFVFDAVSKVSNRWQSYKTKLRRNVMLIIVTDEKGDDVELLEKTINFNKRLGMPVYCVGNAAVFGRDQAYVTTTWEENGQTFTMDIPTDQGPETIYPERLNLPFWGGNQRQYDQMSASFGPYALTRLCAETGGLYLVSADVQDATSFDPAIMRSYSPDYRPIRLVDLELRQNKAKAALLMAAQQSRVNSIPIPTLQFRADTDNILRQQVSEAQKPLAVLDYQLQQLMGILESGIKDRDKLNEPRWRAGFDLAVGRVLAMRARALGYNEMCAEMKSSPKKFEDDKNNHWRLVPSEEISSGSTVKKLAEQADEYLTRVITEHPGTPWEMLARREKEQALGWEWHEFFRDVPSMNGADPNDPMLLLAEEEKKKQMMKQPPKPKNIPKL
- a CDS encoding alpha/beta hydrolase, with the protein product MSKFIFQLNRQNGIVLHGRRWEPESTPVLPRYLVITHGACEHGGRYVQLREQAAAAGWTTIAVDLRGHGNSTGNYVHVDRFDEYTDDLRAVCEDQQLPPDRTVLLGASMGGLITLRTVQSFWREKGINLCSGMILTSPLLAIKHPIENWKKAVSGTLSKYLPRTRFRSTIDNSLLCHDPAILRRKVEDPLIRSTVTARWYCEVDRALKHAFAEADSVRVPTLVLQGGADHVVDPLATRAWVEQVQARGTIEGPVSGNRLPLIQFHSLPGWYHEVLNEPGADTVRTAILQFAEQAVGVQNRLHSPSLSPINLAGC
- the queF gene encoding preQ(1) synthase, coding for MPEPTSDLLETFDNPYPERDYVIETVCPEFTSVCPKTGQPDFGTLYITYIPDRLCFELKSLKMYLQQYRNHGAFYEQVTNQILDDLVAATQPRSMELRAEFTARGGIRTNVVVVYPDDSWGDDD
- a CDS encoding sigma-70 family RNA polymerase sigma factor, which translates into the protein MANYANPAIRQLKDQQVRYAPKKVRLEQIQRTEKLLAQLDPEQQYEYPELHEQITDHASSQYPDLRIDGKDAVHDLCRFVEDLSESVDQAVEELPEPTLTVDDLSERFHVSTKTVDRWRQRGLVGRKVKVGSRKRVVFLKSNVDRFVKQNAVEIRRSSRFSQLTAQERLEIIRRARKLADHGACLSEISNRLARKMGRSVETIRYTLKNHDRDYPNSAIFPHARGPMTDETKREIWYKHQRGTPIEELARQYCRTRSSVHRIINEVRAARIFDVSLDFIDSEEFHVRSADKAILGPPPEVEKSESRQKVPPGLPAYLASLYELPLLTREEEAYYFRKMNYLKFKAGKVRDKIDPAKPAARLMKEAEELIRESVSVKNFLIRSNLRLVVSIAKRHFKPNTNFFEMVSDGNMSLIRAIEKFDYSQGNKFSTYATWAIMKNYARSIPTEMKQLDRYRTGHDELFSQSTDARDNPFQQELTQKHQHSAIMSILDQLDRRERDIILHRFGLNPGTESETLEQVGNRFGVTKERIRQIESRALSKLKKIAVEEKLEIPGI